A single region of the Eremothecium gossypii ATCC 10895 chromosome V, complete sequence genome encodes:
- the SNM1 gene encoding Snm1p (Syntenic homolog of Saccharomyces cerevisiae YDR478W (SNM1)), translated as MRLMEMSTAVTTNNGMNRLEKDNFMRIHLQHKYTLLHHLSSADVTHLSGLYLKSFYNAVKRNRVVLPNIICDGDVKFCGSCGIVYVAGVNLQAHVQETSQEDGIVKKELVYKCLKCSHEKRFVLSQSDPPVPKAPFVAKWPSKENSKSSIAKSSGRERAKKRKKNMLSNLLAAKKQHESTKGKVSLQLEDFMKS; from the coding sequence ATGCGGTTGATGGAGATGAGCACAGCAGTGACAACAAACAACGGCATGAATAGGTTAGAGAAGGACAACTTTATGCGTATACACTTGCAGCACAAGTATACACTTCTCCACCATCTTTCTTCTGCAGACGTAACACACTTATCTGGTTTATACCTAAAGAGTTTTTATAACGCTGTGAAGAGGAATAGAGTCGTGCTGCCTAACATAATCTGCGATGGCGATGTAAAGTTCTGTGGATCGTGTGGTATCGTGTACGTAGCCGGTGTCAACTTGCAAGCACATGTCCAGGAGACAAGCCAGGAAGACGGCATTGTCAAAAAGGAACTAGTGTACAAATGCCTGAAATGCTCACATGAAAAACGGTTTGTTCTCTCTCAAAGTGATCCGCCAGTACCGAAGGCGCCTTTTGTTGCCAAGTGGCCCTCGAAGGAGAATTCTAAATCCAGCATAGCTAAATCCTCTGGTAGGGAAAGGGCTAAGAAAAGGAAAAAGAACATGCTAAGCAACTTGCTGGCGGCCAAGAAGCAGCACGAAAGCACCAAGGGGAAAGTTTCACTACAGCTAGAGGACTTCATGAAAAGTTAG
- the SNF1 gene encoding AMP-activated serine/threonine-protein kinase catalytic subunit SNF1 (Syntenic homolog of Saccharomyces cerevisiae YDR477W (SNF1)) — MSNANHHHQQQKMYTGGRNMPHGMHRPGSIPIGQRIGKYQVIKTLGEGSFGKVKLAHHVSTGQKVALKIINKKVLAKSDMQGRIEREISYLRLLRHPHIIKLYDVIKSKDEIIMVIEYAGNELFDYIVQRDKMSENEARRFFQQIISAVEYCHRHKIVHRDLKPENLLLDEHLNVKIADFGLSNIMTDGNFLKTSCGSPNYAAPEVISGKLYAGPEVDVWSSGVILYVMLCRRLPFDDESIPVLFKNISNGVYSIPKFLSQGAANLIKRMLIVNPLNRITIHEIMEDEWFKVDLPDYLVPVDMKADATSKPGTDDERIDEALVAVLANTMSYDKDEIYEALEDPNQTDPTVLEIRDAYLLLKENKSLIDGLRSNKQKLDQLDTFLSQSPPTFESHSQLGPGSGFQAALGGSQHGDQNPHQVKRLASRQRTYQLSFSEQQDEDSTIAILPSSLPQIHRANMVAQGSPAAVKISPLSNKKSKTRWHFGIRSRSYPLDVMGEIYLALKNLGAEWAKPSEEDLWTIRVRWKYDVGTQQNERIPDLMRMVIQLFQIETNNYLVDFKFDGWESSSGNPISSSSTDDEMSTFSAYPFLHLTTRLIMELAVNSQSS, encoded by the coding sequence ATGTCTAACGCAAACCACCACCACCAACAGCAAAAGATGTACACAGGTGGTCGAAACATGCCACATGGCATGCATCGGCCCGGCAGCATTCCAATAGGCCAGCGAATTGGGAAATACCAGGTGATTAAAACGCTGGGTGAGGGATCTTTTGGCAAGGTAAAGCTGGCACATCATGTGAGCACAGGGCAGAAGGTGGCGCTCAAGATCATCAACAAGAAGGTACTGGCTAAGAGCGACATGCAGGGCCGTATTGAGCGCGAGATATCGTACCTGCGGCTGCTCCGGCACCCCCATATTATCAAGCTGTACGATGTGATTAAGTCCAAGGACGAGATCATCATGGTGATCGAGTACGCTGGAAACGAGCTGTTTGATTATATTGTGCAGCGAGACAAGATGTCGGAGAACGAGGCTCGGCGGTTTTTCCAGCAGATAATAAGCGCAGTGGAGTACTGCCATCGGCACAAGATTGTACACCGGGACCTTAAGCCCGAAAATCTGTTGCTAGATGAGCACCTGAACGTTAAGATCGCAGACTTCGGGCTGTCCAACATTATGACAGACGGTAACTTTCTAAAAACTTCGTGCGGCTCGCCAAACTACGCAGCACCCGAGGTCATCAGTGGTAAGCTGTATGCAGGGCCCGAAGTGGACGTGTGGTCCTCTGGTGTCATTCTCTACGTGATGCTCTGCCGACGGCTACCGTTTGACGATGAGAGTATACCTGTCCTGTTCAAGAATATCAGCAATGGCGTTTATAGTATCCCGAAATTCCTTTCCCAGGGGGCTGCAAACCTAATCAAGCGGATGCTCATAGTGAATCCGCTGAACCGAATAACTATCCACGAAATAATGGAGGATGAATGGTTCAAGGTGGACCTGCCAGATTATTTAGTACCCGTGGATATGAAGGCAGACGCAACTAGCAAGCCCGGCACCGATGATGAGCGTATCGACGAGGCACTAGTTGCAGTGCTGGCGAATACGATGAGTTACGATAAGGACGAAATTTACGAAGCCCTTGAGGACCCAAACCAAACTGACCCGACGGTGCTAGAGATTCGTGACGCCTATCTCTTACTAAAAGAGAACAAGTCCCTAATTGATGGCCTGAGGTCCAACAAACAAAAGCTTGACCAGTTGGATACATTTCTATCTCAATCACCTCCAACTTTTGAATCACATAGCCAGCTGGGTCCTGGTAGCGGTTTCCAGGCTGCTCTTGGAGGAAGCCAACATGGAGACCAGAACCCGCATCAGGTGAAACGTCTCGCATCGCGGCAGCGCACCTACCAACTCTCATTTTCGGAACAGCAGGATGAGGACAGCACTATAGCCATTCTGCCTAGCTCCCTGCCTCAGATACACCGTGCCAACATGGTGGCACAGGGCTCGCCTGCGGCGGTCAAAATTTCTCCTCTCAGTAACAAAAAGTCCAAGACGAGGTGGCATTTCGGCATACGATCCCGGTCGTACCCCCTCGACGTCATGGGCGAGATCTATCTCGCCCTCAAGAATCTCGGCGCCGAGTGGGCCAAGCCCTCGGAAGAGGATCTCTGGACTATTCGCGTCCGCTGGAAGTATGATGTTGGCACCCAGCAGAATGAGCGCATCCCGGACCTCATGCGCATGGTGATCCAACTGTTCCAAATAGAGACCAACAACTACCTCGTCGATTTCAAGTTTGATGGCTGGGAATCGAGCTCCGGTAACCCCATCAGCTCGTCTTCTACGGACGACGAAATGAGCACCTTCTCAGCCTACCCATTCCTTCATCTCACCACGAGACTGATCATGGAGCTCGCTGTCAACAGCCAGAGTAGCTGA
- the HST3 gene encoding NAD-dependent histone deacetylase HST3 (Syntenic homolog of Saccharomyces cerevisiae YOR025W (HST3)) has protein sequence MPSLIQSQESFDEELPSVLEKKATPKPQLQTEKLKHIELDSDNVDEELLSMINRQIGRSRKIMVLTGAGISCSAGIPDFRSSGGLYNMVKKQYPEVQIRSGQEMFDISLFREEEKISVFATFMDSLHSSAIQAKPTRAHEFIAHLKNRGKLLRCYTQNIDGLEEHLGLEMSHSVDPGASFNTQWKNLDVVQLHGDLNSLSCTQCFEVFNWTRSWKRILKAGELPPCPRCCAFNQERENQGKRLRNSVGILRPNIVLYGENHPSCEFITQGLNMDIAKGKPDLLIIMGTSLKVDGVKKLVKSISRQVHERSGIVLLINSTTIGDCNWHGIIDYQILAECDAWVADLKKRLPDFFMTQQQVDKLRQLKREASELKKRQRKEQYLFPQAERRNIPNTPPSTPSPTKRRRAAANTPSSTLRTLKETVVTLPPTQVPSLQRDQRDTTMNKIYMKLIKDDDHYAKLTDMPEEELMQSVIAEKKAIAPSKNRKVKDSQSMDFDEVPTDVDEP, from the coding sequence ATGCCGAGTTTAATACAGAGCCAAGAATCGTTTGATGAAGAGCTGCCGAGTGTGCTAGAAAAGAAGGCGACCCCTAAACCACAGCTGCAAACGGAGAAGCTTAAGCATATAGAACTGGACAGCGACAATGTGGACGAGGAACTGCTTAGCATGATCAATCGGCAGATAGGTCGTTCGCGTAAAATAATGGTTCTCACGGGTGCGGGGATCTCTTGCAGCGCCGGGATTCCGGACTTCCGGTCATCTGGGGGGCTGTACAACATGGTCAAGAAGCAGTATCCCGAAGTGCAGATCCGCTCTGGCCAGGAGATGTTTGACATTTCGCTATTCCGGGAAGAGGAGAAGATTAGCGTATTTGCTACGTTTATGGACTCGCTGCACTCTAGCGCGATCCAGGCCAAGCCCACCCGGGCGCATGAGTTCATTGCACATCTAAAAAACAGAGGCAAGCTGTTGCGATGCTACACACAGAACATCGACGGGCTAGAGGAGCATCTTGGTCTTGAGATGTCGCATTCGGTGGACCCTGGTGCCTCGTTCAATACCCAGTGGAAGAATCTCGATGTTGTACAGCTGCACGGGGACCTGAACTCGCTGTCCTGCACGCAATGTTTCGAAGTGTTCAATTGGACGAGATCGTGGAAACGTATCTTGAAAGCAGGCGAACTGCCTCCGTGTCCGCGCTGTTGCGCCTTTAACCAGGAACGTGAGAACCAGGGCAAGCGGCTACGGAACAGTGTTGGTATTTTGCGACCAAACATTGTTCTCTATGGCGAAAACCATCCTAGCTGTGAATTTATCACCCAGGGGCTAAATATGGATATTGCAAAAGGTAAACCGGATTTACTTATCATTATGGGTACCAGTTTAAAGGTCGATGGCGTAAAGAAGTTGGTCAAGAGTATTAGCAGACAAGTCCATGAGCGCTCAGGCATTGTACTTCTAATAAATAGTACTACTATCGGTGATTGTAATTGGCACGGGATCATTGACTACCAAATTTTAGCTGAGTGTGACGCTTGGGTAGCCGATTTAAAGAAGCGGCTGCCAGACTTCTTTATGACCCAGCAGCAAGTAGATAAGTTAAGGCAGCTGAAGAGGGAGGCAAGTGAGCTGAAGAAGAGGCAACGCAAGGAGCAGTATCTATTCCCGCAAGCAGAGCGCAGAAACATCCCAAACACACCGCCTAGTACGCCATCGCCTACTAAGCGGAGGCGCGCCGCGGCAAATACGCCTAGCTCAACACTGCGCACCCTCAAGGAGACAGTTGTCACCCTACCCCCTACCCAAGTACCTTCGCTACAAAGAGATCAAAGAGATACCACGATGAACAAAATCTACATGAAGTTAATCAAAGATGACGACCATTACGCAAAGTTGACCGACATGCCGGAGGAGGAACTGATGCAGTCAGTGATTGCAGAGAAGAAAGCGATTGCTCCTTCCAAAAATCGTAAAGTAAAAGATAGCCAGAGCATGGATTTCGATGAAGTACCAACTGATGTTGACGAGCCGTAA
- the PEX29 gene encoding Pex29p (Syntenic homolog of Saccharomyces cerevisiae YDR479C (PEX29)): MDSLRGHHTKERGSGHGRGECGVMQGMLLDKMMEKVLGMAIPPAGEAGGGAIESRVQAGRARPGLSVPIMSRNFVQMNSRLSFPFQVVNEVIRIANWESTACTLSVGMLYSFVVLRPLVTLSSAPMFYILFAVMVPYYMQIHAPEPWEELGANPIPAAGPALKEPDLPRPVPELSKEFILNLTDLQNHMVLYVVCYDFITGLLAKFAFFADENVSAAAFVGLLVLGVFNMLFIESLFRWIPLKLLLLACGWGFLIMLHPSCRDACFDYISSEETRLKVLTMTNKIEQLINDYWDYCEPRETRQAAIFEIQKFDRRTKEWRTAGFSSDDYTLLSKLRIAEEPIDSSATSLDDVKPPLDWKWLGKYDWVLDLEPRQWVTDGFVQYVDIDAETKWVYDLNFDGTRGQYRRRRWIRLCTRNRSVQENANVDTIDDDNSDDYELVDYSGCTGVSQNSMHGSVKSCHSISEPTDQIVVERLRSHTLSPAANASVSSADSTASATIATPNKNVEQGSRAIKSLTDFLNING; the protein is encoded by the coding sequence ATGGATTCACTTCGTGGCCACCACACCAAAGAGCGGGGTAGCGGACATGGGCGAGGCGAATGTGGGGTAATGCAGGGTATGTTGCTAGACAAGATGATGGAGAAGGTGCTAGGGATGGCGATTCCTCCGGCCGGCGAGGCTGGGGGCGGGGCGATCGAGAGTCGGGTACAggcggggcgggcgcggccgggGTTGTCGGTACCAATCATGAGCCGTAACTTCGTGCAGATGAACTCGCGCCTAAGCTTTCCATTCCAGGTGGTGAACGAGGTGATACGGATCGCGAACTGGGAGAGCACAGCGTGTACGCTCTCTGTGGGGATGCTCTACAGTTTTGTGGTATTGCGGCCGCTCGTGACGTTGTCCAGCGCGCCAATGTTCTACATATTGTTTGCAGTGATGGTGCCGTACTACATGCAGATACACGCGCCGGAGCCGTGGGAGGAGTTGGGCGCGAATCCGATCCCTgccgcggggccagcgtTGAAGGAGCCCGATCTGCCGCGGCCGGTGCCAGAGTTATCAAAGGAGTTTATCCTTAATCTAACAGACTTGCAAAATCACATGGTGCTTTATGTGGTTTGCTACGACTTCATCACGGGCCTTCTGGCGAAGTTCGCGTTCTTTGCGGATGAGAACGTGAGCGCTGCGGCCTTTGTAGGGCTGCTCGTGCTCGGCGTCTTCAACATGCTCTTCATCGAGTCCCTTTTTCGCTGGATCCCGCTGAAGCTTTTGCTCCTTGCATGCGGTTGGGGCTTTCTCATTATGCTACACCCTTCATGCAGGGACGCATGTTTTGACTACATCTCGTCGGAGGAGACGCGACTTAAGGTGTTGACTATGACCAACAAGATAGAGCAACTCATTAATGACTACTGGGATTACTGTGAGCCGCGGGAAACACGCCAGGCGGCAATTTTTGAGATACAAAAGTTTGATCGGCGCACAAAGGAGTGGCGCACTGCCGGCTTTTCTTCCGACGACTACACTCTATTATCAAAACTCCGTATTGCCGAGGAACCTATCGACAGTTCGGCCACATCTTTGGATGACGTAAAACCCCCGCTTGATTGGAAGTGGCTCGGTAAGTACGATTGGGTGTTAGACCTTGAGCCTAGGCAATGGGTGACGGATGGTTTTGTCCAGTACGTGGACATCGACGCAGAAACGAAATGGGTTTACGATCTGAATTTTGACGGCACTAGAGGGCAGTATCGCAGGAGAAGATGGATCCGTCTCTGCACAAGGAATCGGAGCGTACAGGAAAATGCCAATGTTGATACGATTGATGACGATAACTCTGATGACTACGAACTAGTTGACTATAGTGGATGCACTGGTGTATCCCAAAATTCTATGCATGGGTCTGTAAAAAGCTGTCATAGTATCAGCGAACCTACCGACCAGATAGTAGTGGAGAGGCTTCGTTCGCACACACTCTCTCCGGCTGCTAACGCATCTGTCTCAAGTGCAGACAGTACTGCGAGTGCCACGATTGCGACTCCGAACAAAAATGTGGAGCAAGGATCACGAGCGATCAAGAGTTTAACGGATTTTTTAAACATAAACGGTTAG
- a CDS encoding uncharacterized protein (Syntenic homolog of Saccharomyces cerevisiae YDR476C), with protein sequence MPLELADGGQPGPFAYDGHQAPLLGGTSGWLPLCAVCWRRVRAGILYSCPIPCPPLSLNLPPPMTSPQQRIIVQMNQERRLALEDYLTTYGRVPIGTKVNEVRLADIELDHLTLRFRHSDVELEIEKTIALDPPLQHWDEAPARLDAMALEAAARRGLAAVQVRGGAAPSALGWLLIGLIYLPAACYYEPRLLAWAVPGALLQRSVLQSVFAGVAVCHIAECMLLLRPRLHTYRVPTDYRIEWYFFGLLEGYPAIRRFDRAARSLKSRPTT encoded by the coding sequence ATGCCATTGGAGCTGGCGGACGGTGGGCAGCCAGGGCCCTTCGCCTACGACGGTCACCAAGCCCCCCTGCTTGGCGGCACTAGCGGCTGGCTGCCTCTCTGTGCTGTGTGCTGGCGCCGGGTGCGCGCGGGGATCCTATATAGCTGTCCAATCCCGTGCCCACCGCTCAGTCTGAACCTGCCACCACCAATGACGTCGCCACAGCAGCGCATCATCGTGCAGATGAACCAGGAGCGCAGGCTCGCGCTCGAGGACTACCTTACTACATATGGGCGTGTGCCAATCGGAACCAAAGTCAACGAGGTGCGCCTCGCGGACATCGAGCTGGACCACCTCACGCTGCGTTTTCGCCATAGCGACGTGGAGCTCGAGATCGAAAAGACAATTGCCCTTGACCCGCCGCTGCAGCACTGGGACGAAGCCCCGGCGCGTCTAGACGCAATGGCGCTCGAGgcagccgcccgccgcggcTTGGCTGCGGTCCAGgtccgcggcggcgccgcgccatCGGCCCTCGGCTGGCTGCTCATCGGTCTTATCTACCTGCCTGCGGCCTGCTACTACGAACCGCGCTTGCTCGCGTGGGCGGTGCCTGGCGCGCTGTTGCAGCGCTCCGTTCTGCAGTCCGTGTTCGCGGGGGTGGCCGTGTGCCACATCGCCGAGTGcatgctgctgctgcgcccgCGCCTGCACACCTACCGCGTGCCCACGGACTATCGCATCGAGTGGTACTTTTTTGGACTGCTGGAGGGCTATCCTGCCATCAGACGCTTTGACAGGGCCGCCCGCTCGCTGAAATCAAGGCCAACTACGTAG